The genomic region CTTTCAAGGAAAGAAATACTATTATAATTATGTGAAGCATCTGGGTAGGTTGTGGAGGATCAAATCAATGTACACACTAAACattaagaaaaaaacaaaaacaaaaacaaaaaacagCTAGAAAAAATAAGTTATGGGGCATTCCGAGAATCGAACTCGGGACCTCTCGCACCCGAAGCGAGAATCATACCACTAGACCAAATGCCCACTTGTCTGTCTTATATAGCCTgtattataatttatttattgTAATGGCTTCGGTAATTATGCAAGCATTTATACTCGATGACTACTACTTGTTCAAAGATAAAATAGCTATGATTCTAAACTAtgtaaaattaaaaaagaaaaataaacattttgaagctttttttttctataacatctaatttaaatttaaatagcTACGATTAGAGGAACATTCAAATTTTTAAATGGATAAACACGAATGGGACAcattaaaaatattaaatttatgGACCAATCTAAATGAGTCATGTTATCGGAATACTCCTTCCCACTCTTATATGTGTTGGATGCATACCCTCTAGTCATCACATCAGTCCATTAGTCATGTGATACAGACATAACAGTTTTTATAAGACCATATATATACCTTTATATGAGCATATACATGCTGGCTGCTCTATACAGGCATATCCCGTACCATACAACACTCTATAGTCTATGCGAGCATATACAGGTAACATACATGCCGTATATGAGAGTATAGAACCGTACAACCTCAAATCAATAAGGGGTTGATTAGTAACGTAGATGGTGTGTGTATAATCTCTCCTGGTTTAACTTGGTGTGGTAAACTAGATCCTTAATTGTATGGCAATTGACTCTCTTAATCATGTTAGTCATGTAATACTATTAGATTTTAGAGTTTTCTTGGTATCATATTTGATGTAATTTTCTTGGTATCCTTATTTCTATGTTGTTTCAATAATAGTTCACCTTTTATAATTTTACATTTTGTTTTAGGACAAAGAGTCATAGAAAAGGTAACAATTGTACAATTCAGTTATTTAATTTTACATTCTCATTTTCAGTAAAGGTTTTagatctttttaaatcttttttatTGGTGACATGGTTTCTAAAAATATAagaggaaggaaaagaaaggaaaacaACAGGAAATGCATGAAGATCGGATCAAAGAATGGGTGTTGATAACTCTTTTTTTTCCCTTAATTTGCTGCAATCCACACACCAACAATTTTTCATCTCTTTTTAAAGGACATGAAAATCATGATTCAAGAACAAAACAATAAAGGAGTTTCTTGAGAGTTCGGAGTTCTTTTTCTTGCGTTATTTATCCAAATAACAAGAGAAAAAGAACTCTTTCAATAACCAGAAGAAAAAAATGAAATCATTCACAGGAACAACCCAAAAATGCACAGTCTGCGAGAAAACTGTGTATTTGGTTGATAAATTAGTAGCTAATCAACGTGTTTATCATAAAGCCTGCTTCCGATGCCATCATTGCAATAGTACCCTCAAGGtcatatattactttttatttgtTCCGACCcctatatattatattttataaaacattatatatatatatatgtatataaattaTTTTTTCTCACCAAACTACCATATGTTGCAGCTTAGCAACTTCAATTCTTTCGACGGAGTCGTTTATTGTAGGCATCACTTTGATCAACTCTTCAAGAGAACTGGCAGCTTGGAAAAAAGTTTTGATGGTAAAATTATATTAACActtattatttttgttattagtagtagtagtagtagtcgtagtaatagtattgttattattattattttttttccaacataacaacacaagatttctatttgatgttgtgttttagGAACACCAAAGTTCAAGCCAGAAAGAACATTTAGTCAAGAGGTAGTTTTCCACCATTTGGACAGATTTACCTTTTATTGTGACCAATTGAGCTCATTTATATTTTGCTTTCTTTGTACCAGACTCAGAGTGCAAACAGACTCTCAAGTTTCTTTGAGGGTACCCGCGACAAATGTAATGCGTGTGCCAAGATCGTTTATCCAATCGAGCGGGTAAACAAACATCATAACTACCATTGCATTTTCGCAACGAATATCATGTCACTTATTCTAATATTAGTTATGATAATGAAATAAAGGTTAAGGTGGATGGAACTGCATACCACAGAGCTTGTTTCAAATGCTGTCATGGGGGGTGCACTATAAGCCCATCAAACTACATTGCTCATGAAGGCAGGCTTTATTGCAAGCACCACCACATCCAACTCTTTAAGAAGAAAGGAAACTACAGCCAACTCGAGGTCGAAGAAACGGTTGCAGCTCCTGCTGAATCCGAAACCCAAAACGCCGAAACCCAAAACGCTGAAACCCAAAACGCTGACACCCAGAACACTGACACCCAAAATGCAGCCGTTTAATAGCTCGATATGATGAAGTTTCATTGCTCCGAGATCTTAAGTTCATGTCGTGTTATAAACTGAACTAGCTCGCGATTTTGTTTTTGTCCAACACTTGATTGTGTTGTATTCAATCTAATAAATTTTGTTCTCAAAACAAACCCCTGAGTTGGAATACCTGTATTTTAAACAACATGTTTCCTGTATTATTAAAAAAACATGGCGCGGTTGATACAGAATCACATAAGCATTTGTACGTAATGGCATGAGAGCGAAAGGGAGACTATTATGTGGTGATACAACAACACTATCATCTATCATAGTTAGATCACCTGGTAAGGACATTGCCTTTCACCCAAGTCCCGGGTAAGAATCCAAAAAGTTGCTACAACAATCCAGCCCAAAAATAGCCCCCCTTGGATTCGACCTCTGGACCTCCCGGACAAAAACCCCACATAAGTAGGTAAAGACTCTCACCTTTGACCAGTTTGACGGGCCATCACTGGGATCATACTATCACAGTTAACTTAGGTATAATTAttttaagggtaaattacactttttgtcctttatgtttgtatcagattgcaatggatagcctttaacttcaataattacagtcgcAGTCCAAAAAAAACCATTACACTATTCGTCCTTTGCCCATAAcctggttaaaattttcagttagtGTGTACACGGAGTCGTTTAGTGTGTAGACTTAACACGTACATTCATGCTTCATAATCTTGGGCCGCACAAACCACACTCAAGTCACACTTTGTTCACACTTCGTTCATGGACCAAACCTCCTCTTTTAGTAATTAGGAGCCCTCGGCCCAAAACTCTTTGAAGCCCAAGAGGGGCCCGATTCATGTATGGGAACGTATACGTACCCATGAATTGTGAATGTCCTTCATAATAGGcagaaaaccctagttcctctcCCCTCAAACTATCGACGGCAGTGATCTCAATTCGAAGCGTCGCCTTTATTGATCGAGTCTCTTCGCTGGAAGCATCATCATCCGTTTGATTCGACTAACGACTCTACAAACTCTCGGTTAGTGTAACCATCCGTAGTATGATTCCTTTTGATTGTTCACGAGTACGTATGACGTGTTATCGAGTGCAACGATGAACGTGAATCCGTGTGAAACGTGTTAAATAGTTAAGGTTTGCATGATTACACTGTTGGTATAAATCTGATTCAAGATGCTTTGTGCTCTAGAATGTTAATCAAGTCTTAATACAACTTAAGTTAGGCCGATGTTAAGGTGCATGTTATGTACTAGCCGAACCAGTAGAAGGAATAACGATTATCTGTTGTTGTGCAATTGAGAATATGGATAACACATGTGCAGGTGTTGGGTAGATTATAGATGAGTAAATATACATGATTATGATTTAGAAATTTGTATGAATCGGTTTGTTCATGGTGAGTTGATTTATGTTatgtatgatgatgataatattCTAATCATCAGGTGATGATTAAGGTAGGGTAGTATTAAATTGAGGCAGCACATGATTACTTAATGGGGGCTGTACACCATGTGTGTAATTTAAAACATTCAAATTCAATAGTGGGATTTTAAATGCAAACTTGCATATACACGTGTAGGATTTTAGATATGTGGGCATGGCCAGCCctggggtgggcggggaggaccacggtcagggcccgatatttcgaggggcacgttttttatgaaaaaaaccgatatgtatatgtaaaaaaattTTTAGTAGGGTacacccatacaaacaccaacataggcctcCTTataaaactattcttatggtttagattagttattaaccccttTGACATTAGGTTTTGACCTTTAGTGAGcctaatacccaatttcgttaaggcctagggcacattttttcaagctcgaatagggtacacgaattctcaggacCGGCCCTGTATGTGGGCATGTGGGCCTATTTATGCCAACAAATACAACCTGAGAGTTAATTTTGAAATGCATGGCAATTGAAAAAGAAATATATAATACTCTTGTTGCACATGGGTCGAAGTCCCCTTTCTCTTTGGGCCGATAAGGTGTATGTTGAATTGTATGTGCAGCATGTTTGAATTGAGGGTATATATTAGGTGTAAAATATTATTATATGAATTGGTAATTCAAGTACATGAAAACTGTGGGGTTTGGGGAATGCGAGTAAAACATTCAGttgtaaatatatatatgatGGCAGAATTTTTAGCACATGTACAGATATATCATTACGTGAGTGCTACTATATGACAGCTTGTTAACCTGATTCACTTAAAACTTGAGTTGTTTGGAAACACTAGAGTATTGCATGACCCTACATACGTGTACTTAcgtttattatatattaggtcGCGTGTAACGGACTTAACATTTAACGCGTAGAAGTACGTAATCATAAACCGAGCAACCTAAGGTGGGTTCATTccttttgagcatgcgtcccggtgggtgggacagtcaaatgggtattcctgagaggaataagtctTTTAGGTAAAAACTGGGATGTTAGATAATACACTCTtttcctatcaccttaagtcTCATCTTATACTGAAttagttacctgagaggtaacggggtattagctgatagcgctattaggcttggcaacctcacaccgtacctgagaggacgggcgtgaactaatgaccttaatcatgaccaatgcttagatagggggcattggggacgggcaaaacaatctggtagccatcttgtacggtactcgagttattatcaacattattatcaatgaactgaactaaacacttggtaactaacgttttcgtaaaactatgaactcaccagtgtGGTCTGACATAcgtgttgcatgctcgcaggtcgttggATTTCTTGGATAtgggacttgctgtctggaatGGCTGGAGCGGTCATGGGTCGAACTGATTGGATACACATGACAGGCTTACTGATTTTCAtacatttggttttgaaacatttaAACAATGGTTTACTTATTGCTTCCATTGAACTTGTTGGATTTTATTAAACTtattgtttaatatatttttatttataattgaCAACTCCATTTGAAATCTTGTTAtgagttcaatatgattagtggctagatcctggtatgtAACACACCTagcggggtttccgcatgtggtattttgggggtgtgaaagtttggtatcagagctactggttatagtgaactaggttttaaaacgtttttataaaaccagactataaccgaacagttcagaaatcgaccatgacactcagctccagattgcaaggttcgtctttcgtcTACTTATTGCATAGCATACCTAGTGTACACTTATTTATGACATTGcatgtgaatgcacacttggcactaTAGTATGAGTTCATGTGTTACTAGTCCATGTTATGTGTTTTGATAGTGTGACTTTCCTCTGAACCTTTATAATCTATGTTATAGTGTCTTTTGTTTTGCTACTCAAAAATTGAGGAACCTTTTATCACGAGTTGgaaggagctgagatgaacatgcaaatcgcattgttattatgggtgcacacataataataataatgtggggtgcatgcgagtcccagtgatgTTTAACGAGTGTgaaaggggttccgctctgttgtCTGATGTAAACTTGGTAGTCTGTAGAAATCGTCGTGATGTTTGACTTCTACTCAAGTCTAACCCTTAACCTTTTTTCCCTTCttttatatagaatcatgagtggacgtaaTGGTGGACGTGGTGGTGGCCGCTGCGGGGGATGTGGCAACATTGCTATGACTCAGGCCGAGTTAACCGACCTGATCAACACTCATGTGGCTGAAACCCTAgcggcttatcaggctggtacaATATGTGCCAATTATTCCTTATCCCTGTGTTGCGTACCCAGATTTTAACTGTGTGTTGTGCTCTCTTTCGTTTTTAGGTCAACCCgtgaatcaaaacaatccacctgtTTGCACGTTTAAgacgttcatggattgtaagccacaaacattcagtgggactgaaggagcTGTGGGGCTACTTCGTTGGTTTGAGAAAGCTGAGTCAGTCTTTGCTATGTGtaactgtcccgtgggggaccgggtgaagtatgctacaggcacattggaggatggtgccttaacttggtggaatgcccaagtgcaaATGTTGGGCATCGAAATGGCTAATGCAACTACTTGGGATGctttcaaggagttgatgcgagaggagtactgtcctcgtgaCGAGATTCAgaagcttgagaacgagtactacaaTTTGAAGATGGAAGGGTCCGAAATTGAAGCGTACATAAAAAGGTCACATGAGCTCGTGAATATGTGTTATAACTTATCACGACCACCACCCCAGaaaatcgaattgtacatcaaaggttTAGCAACGTCAGtcaagagtttggtcactgctgCAAATCTTGACAATTTGCCTCGAATCATCCGCTTAGCTCACAAGATCACTGACCAGGAGGTGGAGCGTGACTCGCTACCACCACGTGTTTCTACTACTGCCACTACTGCTACAGCCACTACTGCTGCGGATaacaaacgtaagtggaacgatataGGCAAGGTGTCCAACTTGAATCAGGCACAAAAGAAGCCAGACAACAGTAGCAACCGCAGATTTAGCCAGTCATTCTATGTTAATTagaatcagagcaacaattcGAATCAGGTTCTTACGCAGGGAAGCAACCAAAGTGTAACAAGTGCAACTTCCACCATCGGGGGCCGTGCACCCGGGTCTGTCacaggtgcaacaaggtgggtcatATGGTTAGAGATTGCAGGGCCCCACTTCCAAGGCAGCAGCAGCAACCCCCACAACAATAACAGCCACAGCAATAGGAGAGGCAACATCATCAACAAAATCAGGGAAATCGTAAGGAGTGTTTTCAGTGTGGTAACGAGGGTCATTTCAGGCgggattgccctcaactgaaTCAGAATGCtagtaataacaataacaacactGGGAACAACAACTacggaaacaatggtgggaacggtgCGCGTGGGAGAGTATTTACCATTGGTGCTGGAGAAGCTCGGAATGATGGCAACGttgtgactggtacgttttcCATGAACAATCTTTatgcttctgttttattcgactctGTTGTCGATTGGAGTTTTGTGTTATTGGAGTTCAGTCGTCAGTTAAGGTTAACTCCTACACCTCTTGTAACCAAACACGAAGTAGAATTGCCAGATGGCAAATCGATTGAAGCCTCGCATGTCCTTTTTGGGTGTAAACTCGATCTTATGGGTGAAGTGTTCGACGTTGACCTACTCCCCGTTACTCTTGAAAGTTTTGATGTGGTTGTTGGTATGGACTTGTCCAAACATCAAGCGgaaatttcttggtctcgctgggtactatcgcaggatttattaaggatttctcaaggatcgacaatttcttggtctcgcaccaaggaatccttcggaggtgcgacaatttcttggtctcgctggatactattgcagatttattaaggatttctcaaGGATCGCTcaaagaatttccgcttgatgtttggacaaccagtccataccaacaaccacatcaaaacttccaagagtaacgGGGAGTAGgccaatgtcgaacacttgacccataagATCGAGTTTACACCCAAAAAGGACATGCGAGGCTTCAATCGATTTGCCATAGGCCAATTCTACTTCGTGTTTGGTTACAAGAGGTGTAGGAGTTAACCCCAACTGACGACTGAACTCCAatgacacataactccaatcggcaccagagtcgaataaaacagaagcatAAAGATTGTTCACGgaaaacgtaccagtcacaaCGTTGCCATCATTCCGAGCTTCCCCAGCACCAATGGTAAATACTCTCCCACGCGCACCGTTCCTACCATTGtttccgttgttgttgttcccagtgttgttattgttattaccAGCATTCTGAttcagttgagggcaatcccgcctgaaatgaccctcgtcaccacactgaaaACACCCCTTACGATTTCCCTGATTCTGTTGAGGCTGCTGCCtctcctgttgctgttgctgcctTGGAAGTGGGGCCCTGCAATCTCTAGCCATatgacccaccttgttgcacctgtGACAGACCCGGGTGCACGGCCCACGATGGTGGAAGTTGCACTTGTTACACTTTGGTTGCTTCCCTGCGTAAGAACCCTGATTCgaattgttgctctgattctgACTAAACAGAGGATGACTGGCTAAAACTGCGGTTGCTACTGTTGTCTGGCTTCTTTTGTGCCTGATTCAAGTTGGACACCTTGTCTGTATCATTCCACTTACGTTTTTTATCCGTAGCAGGAGTAGTGGCTGTAGCAGTAGTGGCAGTAGTAGAAACACGTGGTGGTAGCGAGCCACGCTCCACCTCCAGGTCAGTGATCTTGT from Helianthus annuus cultivar XRQ/B chromosome 10, HanXRQr2.0-SUNRISE, whole genome shotgun sequence harbors:
- the LOC110884683 gene encoding pollen-specific protein SF3 → MKSFTGTTQKCTVCEKTVYLVDKLVANQRVYHKACFRCHHCNSTLKLSNFNSFDGVVYCRHHFDQLFKRTGSLEKSFDGTPKFKPERTFSQETQSANRLSSFFEGTRDKCNACAKIVYPIERVKVDGTAYHRACFKCCHGGCTISPSNYIAHEGRLYCKHHHIQLFKKKGNYSQLEVEETVAAPAESETQNAETQNAETQNADTQNTDTQNAAV